Proteins from one Fragaria vesca subsp. vesca linkage group LG6, FraVesHawaii_1.0, whole genome shotgun sequence genomic window:
- the LOC101305101 gene encoding uncharacterized protein LOC101305101, producing the protein MAYFTYYHSASQQETVELRGSLEKDTFPIRIQLCRCRQTNPNMIESIENVARGDLWVKFSNFKKQLSDNYDRNRSFETFITNKLSQLGVPKDEHLACVHTLFQAMEDVVNPEIPLLVSVLDATIIDREDSLVPTRLNWIPASRSFIQALVQVTLDSDVIARSPSCAVCLDDFEQQVPITQLPCTHYFHLDCVVRCLERNHMCPLCRYEMPMEQD; encoded by the coding sequence ATGGCGTACTTCACTTATTATCACTCTGCGTCGCAACAGGAGACGGTGGAACTGAGAGGGTCTTTGGAGAAGGACACCTTTCCGATTAGAATCCAACTCTGCAGGTGTCGCCAAACCAATCCGAATATGATTGAATCCATTGAAAATGTCGCCCGAGGAGATCTCTGGGTAAAGTTTTCTAATTTCAAGAAGCAGTTATCCGACAACTACGACAGAAACAGGAGCTTTGAAACCTTCATCACTAACAAGCTCTCGCAATTGGGTGTGCCCAAAGATGAACATCTTGCTTGTGTTCACACGCTGTTTCAGGCGATGGAGGATGTCGTCAACCCCGAGATCCCTCTCCTAGTGTCTGTGCTTGACGCCACTATCATCGACAGAGAGGATTCACTGGTTCCGACTAGGCTTAACTGGATTCCAGCAAGCAGATCCTTCATCCAGGCCTTGGTGCAAGTCACACTCGACAGTGATGTTATCGCACGCTCGCCATCCTGTGCTGTTTGCTTGGACGATTTTGAACAACAAGTACCCATCACTCAGTTGCCGTGCACGCACTACTTTCATCTAGATTGCGTTGTCCGGTGCCTGGAGAGGAACCACATGTGTCCCCTCTGCCGATACGAGATGCCCATGGAACAAGATTAA